The proteins below come from a single Caloenas nicobarica isolate bCalNic1 chromosome 23, bCalNic1.hap1, whole genome shotgun sequence genomic window:
- the YTHDF2 gene encoding YTH domain-containing family protein 2 isoform X1 — protein MSASSLLEQRPKGQGNKVQNGSVHQKDGLNDDDFEPYLSPQARPNNAYTAMSDSYLPNYYSPSIGFSYSLGEAAWSTGGDPPMPYLTSYGQLSNGEPHFLPDAMFGQPGALGSTPFLGQHGFNFFPSGIDFSAWGNNSSQGQSTQSSGYSSNYAYAPSSLGGAMIDGQSAFANETLNKAPGMNTIDQGMAALKLGSTDVVSSVPKVVGSAVGSGSITSNIVASNSLPPATIVPPKPTSWADIASKPAKQQPKLKTKNGIAGSSLPPPPIKHNMDIGTWDNKGPVAKAPAQALVQNIGQQPAQVSPQPVGQQINPSPPVAQASSGPQLLPPPPPAQLPVPQPAAQPARWVAPRNRGSGFSQNGADGNGVGQSQASSGAAPSEPHPVLEKLRSINNYNPKDFDWNPKHGRVFIIKSYSEDDIHRSIKYNIWCSTEHGNKRLDAAYRSTNGKGPVYLLFSVNGSGHFCGVAEMKSAVDYNTCAGVWSQDKWKGRFDVRWIFVKDVPNSQLRHIRLENNENKPVTNSRDTQEVPLEKAKQVLKIIATYKHTTSIFDDFSHYEKRQEEEENVKKERQGRVK, from the exons CTGATTCCTACTTACCGAACTATTACAGTCCCTCCATTGGATTCTCCTACTCCTTAGGTGAGGCTGCCTGGTCTACGGGGGGTGACCCCCCCATGCCCTACCTGACCTCTTACGGACAGCTGAGCAACGGGGAGCCGCATTTCCTCCCAGACGCGATGTTCGGGCAGCCAGGGGCCCTTGGCAGCACCCCGTTCCTCGGGCAGCACGGCTTTAACTTCTTTCCAAGCGGGATTGACTTTTCGGCTTGGGGGAATAACAGTTCTCAGGGACAGTCCACTCAAAGCTCTGGCTATAGCAGCAATTACGCCTATGCCCCGAGCTCTCTGGGTGGAGCGATGATCGACGGGCAATCCGCCTTTGCTAACGAGACTCTGAACAAGGCTCCTGGCATGAACACCATCGACCAAGGGATGGCTGCTCTGAAACTGGGCAGCACCGACGTTGTGAGCAGTGTCCCCAAAGTCGTGGGTTCGGCTGTGGGTAGCGGATCCATTACCAGTAATATCGTGGCATCCAACAGTTTGCCTCCGGCTACGATCGTTCCTCCGAAGCCGACCTCCTGGGCTGACATCGCCAGCAAGCCGGCCAAGCAGCAGCCCAAGCTGAAGACCAAGAACGGCATCGCAGGTTCAAGTCTTCCGCCGCCTCCCATCAAACACAACATGGATATTGGAACTTGGGATAACAAAGGGCCGGTGGCAAAAGCCCCGGCTCAGGCTTTAGTTCAGAATATCGGCCAGCAGCCGGCCCAGGTGTCCCCGCAGCCTGTGGGGCAGCAAATCAACCCCAGCCCACCAGTGGCACAGGCTTCAAGCGGGCCgcagctgctgccaccgccgcccccagcacagctgccgGTGCCGCAGCCTGCGGCTCAGCCCGCCCGCTGGGTCGCCCCTCGGAACCGCGGCAGCGGGTTCAGCCAAAACGGCGCGGACGGGAATGGAGTGGGACAGTCTCAGGCCAGTTCTGGTGCTGCTCCTTCGGAGCCGCACCCGGTCTTGGAGAAGTTGAGATCCATCAACAACTACAACCCCAAGGATTTTGACTGGAACCCAAAACATGGCCGGGTTTTCATCATTAAGAGTTACTCTGAGGACGATATCCACCGTTCCATTAAATATAACATCTGGTGCAGTACAGAGCACGGCAACAAGAGACTGGATGCCGCCTATCGCTCCACAAACGGGAAGGGCCCCGTTTACTTACTGTTCAGTGTCAACGGTAGCGGTCACTTCTGCGGAGTAGCAGAAATGAAATCTGCTGTGGACTATAACACGTGTGCGGGTGTGTGGTCCCAGGACAAGTGGAAGGGACGTTTTGATGTCAGGTGGATTTTTGTGAAGGACGTTCCCAACAGCCAGCTGCGGCACATCCGCCTAGAGAACAACGAGAATAAACCAGTGACCAACTCCAGGGACACTCAGGAGGTGCCTCTGGAAAAGGCTAAGCAGGTGTTGAAAATCATTGCCACCTACAAGCACACCACCTCCATCTTCGATGACTTCTCACACTACGAGAAACgccaagaggaggaggaaaatgttaaaaag gaaCGCCAAGGCCGTGTCAAGTAA
- the ID3 gene encoding DNA-binding protein inhibitor ID-3 has translation MKAISPVRSVRSCYEAVCCLSEQSLAIARGGNNKSPALEEPMNLLYDMNDCYSKLRELVPGIPQGTKVSQVEILQHVIDYIFDLQIVLEEGAKGRDPSSEATLFSIKAAELASELCSKDERSLCH, from the exons ATGAAAGCCATCAGCCCGGTGCGGTCCGTCCGGAGCTGCTACGAGGCCGTTTGCTGCCTCTCGGAGCAAAGTCTGGCCATCGCCCGGGGGGGCAACAACAAGAGCCCGGCCTTGGAGGAGCCCATGAACTTGCTGTACGATATGAACGATTGTTATTCCAAACTGCGGGAGCTGGTGCCGGGGATCCCGCAAGGGACCAAGGTGAGCCAGGTGGAGATCCTGCAGCATGTCATCGACTACATCTTCGACCTCCAGATCGTGCTGGAGGAGGGTGCCAAGGGCCGGGACCCCTCCTCCGAGGCCACCCTGTTCTCCATTAAG GCGGCCGAGCTCGCCTCCGAACTCTGCTCCAAAGACGAGAGAAGTTTGTGTCACTAA
- the YTHDF2 gene encoding YTH domain-containing family protein 2 isoform X2, producing MSDSYLPNYYSPSIGFSYSLGEAAWSTGGDPPMPYLTSYGQLSNGEPHFLPDAMFGQPGALGSTPFLGQHGFNFFPSGIDFSAWGNNSSQGQSTQSSGYSSNYAYAPSSLGGAMIDGQSAFANETLNKAPGMNTIDQGMAALKLGSTDVVSSVPKVVGSAVGSGSITSNIVASNSLPPATIVPPKPTSWADIASKPAKQQPKLKTKNGIAGSSLPPPPIKHNMDIGTWDNKGPVAKAPAQALVQNIGQQPAQVSPQPVGQQINPSPPVAQASSGPQLLPPPPPAQLPVPQPAAQPARWVAPRNRGSGFSQNGADGNGVGQSQASSGAAPSEPHPVLEKLRSINNYNPKDFDWNPKHGRVFIIKSYSEDDIHRSIKYNIWCSTEHGNKRLDAAYRSTNGKGPVYLLFSVNGSGHFCGVAEMKSAVDYNTCAGVWSQDKWKGRFDVRWIFVKDVPNSQLRHIRLENNENKPVTNSRDTQEVPLEKAKQVLKIIATYKHTTSIFDDFSHYEKRQEEEENVKKERQGRVK from the exons CTGATTCCTACTTACCGAACTATTACAGTCCCTCCATTGGATTCTCCTACTCCTTAGGTGAGGCTGCCTGGTCTACGGGGGGTGACCCCCCCATGCCCTACCTGACCTCTTACGGACAGCTGAGCAACGGGGAGCCGCATTTCCTCCCAGACGCGATGTTCGGGCAGCCAGGGGCCCTTGGCAGCACCCCGTTCCTCGGGCAGCACGGCTTTAACTTCTTTCCAAGCGGGATTGACTTTTCGGCTTGGGGGAATAACAGTTCTCAGGGACAGTCCACTCAAAGCTCTGGCTATAGCAGCAATTACGCCTATGCCCCGAGCTCTCTGGGTGGAGCGATGATCGACGGGCAATCCGCCTTTGCTAACGAGACTCTGAACAAGGCTCCTGGCATGAACACCATCGACCAAGGGATGGCTGCTCTGAAACTGGGCAGCACCGACGTTGTGAGCAGTGTCCCCAAAGTCGTGGGTTCGGCTGTGGGTAGCGGATCCATTACCAGTAATATCGTGGCATCCAACAGTTTGCCTCCGGCTACGATCGTTCCTCCGAAGCCGACCTCCTGGGCTGACATCGCCAGCAAGCCGGCCAAGCAGCAGCCCAAGCTGAAGACCAAGAACGGCATCGCAGGTTCAAGTCTTCCGCCGCCTCCCATCAAACACAACATGGATATTGGAACTTGGGATAACAAAGGGCCGGTGGCAAAAGCCCCGGCTCAGGCTTTAGTTCAGAATATCGGCCAGCAGCCGGCCCAGGTGTCCCCGCAGCCTGTGGGGCAGCAAATCAACCCCAGCCCACCAGTGGCACAGGCTTCAAGCGGGCCgcagctgctgccaccgccgcccccagcacagctgccgGTGCCGCAGCCTGCGGCTCAGCCCGCCCGCTGGGTCGCCCCTCGGAACCGCGGCAGCGGGTTCAGCCAAAACGGCGCGGACGGGAATGGAGTGGGACAGTCTCAGGCCAGTTCTGGTGCTGCTCCTTCGGAGCCGCACCCGGTCTTGGAGAAGTTGAGATCCATCAACAACTACAACCCCAAGGATTTTGACTGGAACCCAAAACATGGCCGGGTTTTCATCATTAAGAGTTACTCTGAGGACGATATCCACCGTTCCATTAAATATAACATCTGGTGCAGTACAGAGCACGGCAACAAGAGACTGGATGCCGCCTATCGCTCCACAAACGGGAAGGGCCCCGTTTACTTACTGTTCAGTGTCAACGGTAGCGGTCACTTCTGCGGAGTAGCAGAAATGAAATCTGCTGTGGACTATAACACGTGTGCGGGTGTGTGGTCCCAGGACAAGTGGAAGGGACGTTTTGATGTCAGGTGGATTTTTGTGAAGGACGTTCCCAACAGCCAGCTGCGGCACATCCGCCTAGAGAACAACGAGAATAAACCAGTGACCAACTCCAGGGACACTCAGGAGGTGCCTCTGGAAAAGGCTAAGCAGGTGTTGAAAATCATTGCCACCTACAAGCACACCACCTCCATCTTCGATGACTTCTCACACTACGAGAAACgccaagaggaggaggaaaatgttaaaaag gaaCGCCAAGGCCGTGTCAAGTAA